In Macrobrachium rosenbergii isolate ZJJX-2024 chromosome 48, ASM4041242v1, whole genome shotgun sequence, one DNA window encodes the following:
- the LOC136831465 gene encoding zinc finger MYM-type protein 1-like — MPSQPPGSGSASRNERQGVDSVENTSSCSISLPAPDIPQPSRSHKSLEIPMDRTVESGNLRLSDSSDSLSNARSVDREPLSAMDIGLWVGMSKTDKDKVDILQNSWRPGDTYQLPHTERGGKKRFLRQSHLDNFAWLAYSHVKSGLFCKVCTVFEQRDGGKSKQGLKSLVTEPLRRFDRLTGNDGYLVQHSQTSYHQTNAVRADNFLERMKDPTTNIHAALDEQHKEEVSLNRKGLEGIIHCIVYLGRQGLSLRGHRDDGNIQGSEREGNEGNFRELLRFAVRRGDTALEKHLKNAKKNATYTSKTTQNDIIACIDEHISNVISERISKSKFFSVIADETTDNNRKEQLSVSVRYLDEGKVREDFLGFVEIDDLSGKGIAEKNS, encoded by the exons atgccTTCTCAGCCTCCTGG ATCCGGTTCAGCTTCAAGGAATGAAAGACAAGGTGTTGATTCAGTTGAAAATACCAGCAGCTGTAGTATCTCACTTCCAGCTCCAGATATCCCACAACCATCTAGATCCCATAAATCTTTAGAAATACCAATGGACCGAACGGTTGAATCTGGTAACCTGAGACTGAGTGACAGTAGTGACTCCCTTTCAAATGCAAGAAGTGTTGATAGAGAACCTTTGTCAGCCATGGACATAGGTTTATGGGTGGGCATGTCAAAAACTGATAAAGACAAAGTTGATATTCTTCAGAATTCATGGAGACCTGGGGATACTTACCAGCTACCTCACACAGAGAGAGGTGGAAAGAAAAGGTTTCTTAGACAAAGCCATTTAGATAATTTTGCATGGTTGGCATATTCTCACGTAAAGTCGGGATTATTTTGTAAAGTCTGCACGGTATTTGAGCAAAGGGATGGTGGCAAAAGTAAGCAGGGTTTAAAATCATTAGTAACTGAACCTTTAAGGAGATTTGACAGGCTGACAGGTAATGATGGTTATTTAGTTCAACACAGTCAGACATCCTATCACCAGACTAATGCAGTGAGAGCAgacaattttcttgaaagaatgaaagatcCTACAACCAATATCCATGCAGCACTAGATGAGCAACATAAAGAAGAAGTATCTTTGAACCGTAAAGGACTAGAGGGTATCATTCACTGCATTGTTTACTTGGGCAGACAAGGCTTATCATTAAGAGGTCACAGAGATGATGGCAACATtcagggaagtgagagagaagggaatgaaGGTAATTTCCGTGAGCTCCTGCGGTTTGCAGTCAGGAGAGGGGATACTGCATtagaaaaacacttgaaaaatgctaaaaaaaatgcaACCTACACTAGTAAGACTACACAAAATGATATTATTGCGTGTATTGATGAACACATTTCCAATGTAATTTCAGAGAGAATTAgcaaatctaaatttttttcagtaatagcTGATGAAACTACTGACAACAATAGGAAGGAACAATTATCAGTTAGTGTCAGGTACTTAGATGAAGGGAAAGTGCGGGAAGATTTTCTAGGATTTGTAGAGATTGATGATCTTTCAGGAAAAGGTATAGCtgaaaaaaatagttaa
- the LOC136831122 gene encoding 52 kDa repressor of the inhibitor of the protein kinase-like, translating to MKWSHPHSYYRLHKFSDTRWVERHDALIVFKRLLPYVIEALTDIASWKNDGNARSLLKKIDFEFIVSLSVLSAILTETRPLSQQLQAVSTDMLECSTQIKSVHEKVQSLRENDVFDAVYQDAIKLGLEINVNESVPRLANRQSHRSNHPSSTPSEYYRRAVFIPFLDFVLSQFEERFSDYHATASSMCSLIPSYFHKTSFDDMAPSLLLYKNFLINDSMLGLDDTHDYVTEFTMWRSRWSAVEKSSWPTTILDTYEQCSPNYPVTKKLLLMYATLPVSSATAERSFSTLNHIKSYRRATMGEDRLNGLAKVCIHRQLSNNDVIQNFVTSIIDIFSKKKKRRKEFII from the coding sequence ATGAAATGGAGCCATCCTCACAGTTACTACAGGTTGCACAAGTTTAGTGACACTAGGTGGGTAGAAAGGCATGATGCTCTGATTGTTTTCAAGAGGTTGCTTCCTTATGTCATAGAAGCTCTCACAGATATAGCATCTTGGAAAAATGATGGAAATGCTCGTAGTTTGCTTAAAAAGATAGATTTCGAGTTCATTGTTTCTTTGAGTGTTCTTAGTGCGATATTAACTGAGACCAGACCACTGTCACAACAACTTCAGGCAGTCAGTACAGACATGCTGGAATGCTCCACTCAAATAAAGTCAGTTCATGAGAAAGTACAAAGTCTGAGAGAAAATGACGTGTTTGATGCAGTTTATCAAGATGCAATTAAGCTAGGACTTGAGATCAATGTAAATGAATCTGTGCCCAGGTTAGCAAACAGACAGTCTCATAGATCAAATCATCCATCTTCCACACCAAGTGAATACTATCGCAGAGCAGTCTTCATCCCCTTTTTGGATTTTGTTCTCAGCCAGTTTGAGGAACGCTTTTCAGATTACCATGCAACTGCTAGCTCAATGTGTTCCTTAATTCCAAGCTATTTTCACAAAACCTCTTTTGATGATATGGCCCCATCTTTATTGCTGTATAAAAACTTTCTCATAAATGACTCTATGCTGGGACTAGATGATACACATGATTATGTCACTGAATTCACTATGTGGAGATCGCGTTGGTCTGctgtggaaaaaagctcttggcCAACTACTATACTAGATACGTATGAGCAGTGTTCACCAAATtatcctgttacaaaaaaattgttactAATGTATGCCACTTTGCCTGTTTCATCAGCCACAGCTGAGAGAAGTTTTTCAACTCTTAACCACATAAAATCCTACAGAAGAGCAACAATGGGGGAAGATAGATTGAATGGCCTTGCCAAGGTATGCATACACCGTCAACTATCTAATAATGATGTGATTCAAAATTTTGTCACAAGTatcattgatatattttccaAGAAGAAAAAACGTAGGAAAGAGTTTATCATATAA